GTGCGACGGCTTCGTCGAGCATCTCCAGCGCCTCCTCGCGAGTCTCGCCCTGCGTGGTGACGCCGGTCTCGACGTCGGTGATGACCCACCCGTCGCCCTCGCGCCACATCCGAATCTCGTCCTCGTGGTCGGGCTCGCTGTCGCGCGTGGAACTCGCCATACACCGTTATATGCAGCGACACGGCGAATAAACCTTCGGCAGCAGTCTGGTCACCGCGTGCACGGTAGCCTATATAAACGGCTGTTCTGCCGTCCGCTGTCCGTGTTCTGTACCGCGACGCTCGCCCGTCAGGCGTACTGTTGTTCGAGATACGCGACGATGTCGTCACTCTCGTGCATCGTGACACCACGCTCGGTGTCGACGAGGAACGGAATCTGGTCGTCGCCGACTGTCGAGAGGACACTGTGTGTGAGTTCGTTCGTCACGTCGCCGCCGTCCGCTCCGGGGAGTCGCGGGTTGTGGTTGACGTACGAAACGCCGAGTTCCGACAGTTTTTCACGAACCTTCTCGCTGTGGGGACAGCCCTCGGACTGATACAGCTCCAGCATAGTGTCAGAAAAATAGAAGGCGTGTGTACAAAAACGTCCGCTCCGGTGAGCTGTCGAACGCGGGCGAGTGGTCCCGGGTCACCGATTCACCGACGGCCCCGGCTGCTCGCTCGCGTCGAGCTCACCTGCCAGATACCGGCGTCCGGCCCCCGTAATCTCGTAGTGTAGCAACGCCCGCGACAGCGGCGCGACGAGTCCCGTCTGGCTCAGGAGCCGACACCGCTCCCGAACCCGTCCGACCGACGCCCCGAGCGATACTCGGCGAGCAATCGACCGGGGTGTCGCCCACCCTTCGGCCGCCAGCAACTCCAGGATACGCTCGTCCAGCGGCGTCATCCACTCAGCGGGCCGGCGGGCCATCCCCACCTCCGTCAGCCGTCCACGCCGGGGCGTTCGGTCGCGTCCCCCTCGGTTTTCGTCTCGTCGTCATCGCCGATATACCGGCCTTGCTCGGCATCGTACTTACCTTCGAGGTAGGCCTCGCCCGCCTCTGAGAGGACGTAGACGCCGTTGGCGAGCGGGCGCAAGAGGCCGTTGTCGGCCAGCTTCGTCAGCCGTCGGGAGACCGACGACTTCGAGATATGTATCTCCTCGCGGTTCGCGAGCTCCGTCGGGGAGCCGTTCCCCTCCTCGCGGACGACCTCCAGAATCCTGTCGTCCCAGATTGTCATCCACGAGCCGGACTGTCTCATTGCTCTCGGGTACGGAATACGGTGTTGTCTGTGCTGGTAATGTGCCGTTTACCACACGGCATCCCACAAACAGAAAACCGTTGCATTCTTACAACAGCACCACGTTGTAACCAACGCGGGGTGCCCATACCGGGGGCGTTCCGGACGGGGGAGTGGCACACCGCCAGCGGACACACTCGGGAGGGCTGTCAGACGGGGGGCGCTGGAGACTGTACACTTTTCACGGCGTCCCGCCAACACGGGTCCATGACTGATAGGTGGGAAGTCCTTTTGCCGAAAGAAATCGACCCGTCGGGGCCGGAGTCCATCGCGGACTTCGCCGACTGTACCGGGATGGACGAGTACGACAGTTACGACGACGCGCTGGCCGACATCGCGCGCTACGATGCCGTCATCGTCCGCGTCGCACCGCTCACCGCCGAGGTCATCGAGCGGGCGGAGAAGCTGAAAGTCATCGCGAAACACGGCGCCGGCCTCGACAACGTCGACATGGACGCGGCCGCTCAGCACGATATCGTCGTCTGTAACACGCCCGGCGCGAACGCCCAGTCCGTCGCCGAACACGCCATCGCCTCGCTGTTTGGCCTGCGCCGCAACCTCCACACCGCCGACAGACACGTCAGGTCCGGTGAGTGGGAACGGGCGGCCTTTACCGGGCGGGAGCTCAGCAACGACACGCTCGGGCTGTACGGCTTCGGGAACATCGCACAGAAGACGGCGGCGCTGGCCACCGGCATGGGGATGCGCGTCGTCGCCTACGATCCGCGCAAGCCCGACGAGTACTTCCCGGAGAGTGTCCAGCGCGCCGAGCGGTTCGAGGGTCTGTTCCAGCGCTCCGACGCGGTGAGTATCCACGTCCCGCTGACTGACCACACACACCACTCTATCTCGACGGCGGAGCTGTCGGCACTCGGGGAACACGGCGTCATCGTCAACACCGCTCGCGGCGCGGTCATCGACGAGGCGGCGCTTGTCGACGCGCTCGAGGCCGGCACCGTCGGCGGGGCGGCACTCGACACGTTCGAGTCCGAGCCGCCGGGCGAGGACCATCCCCTCTATGGCCGTGACGACGTGTTGTTGACGCCCCACGTCGGCGGCGTGACACGGCAGGCGCTGGCCAGGATGAGCCGGCAGGCCGCGGCGAACGTCCGGACCGTCTACGAGGGCGGGATACCCGACTCGACGCGGAACACGGCCGCGCTGTCGGAGGCCGACGAATGAGGACCGAGAACGGGTTGCGGCGGGCGCTCGAAGCCGGTGAGACGGTCTTCGGCGCGAGTGCAGAGACCTTCTCGCCGACGGTTGTCGAGACGCTTGGCGCGGTCGGCCTGGACTACGTCTGGCTAGACTTCGAACACGGCGGGCCCAGCCCCTACGACAGCACCGCCCTAGAAGAGCTGACACGGGCTGCAGAGGCGGCCGATATCGAACTGCTGGTCCGGCTGCCCAAACCCGAGCCGGCGCTCATCAGGAAGGTGCTGGATGCCGGTGTCCGGACCATCCTGCTGCCCCGCATCGAGACCGCCGCGGAGCTCCGGGCCGGTGTCAGGGCGGCCCACTTCGCGTACGACGGTGCGGTTGGCGACCGCGGGGTCGGCGTGGGTCGGTCGGGCGAGTGGGCGGGCTACGTCGACAGCTACGTCGGCGGCGAGGACAGCGAGGTGCTGGTCGGGACGATGATAGAGAACCAGCGCGCCGTCGACAACATCGAGGAGATTCTCTCGGTGCCCCAGCTGGGCTTTGCCTTCGTCGGGCCGGCGGACCTCTCGATGTCGCTGTCGGGCGGTGACCCGCTCGAAAAGAACACCGAGGCTGTCTCGGCGGCTATCGACCGCACGCTCGAAGCGTGTCTCGACGCCGGGGTGCCGGTCGGGCGAATCCGCAACGGCGTCCCGGAGGCCCGGGACGCGGTCGACGCCGGCTACCGAATCGTCCGCATCGGCGGCGACACGGCGTCGATACGTGAGGTGCTGGGGGCGCGACTCGACGAGCTACGGGACTGACACGCTCCGTTACAGCAAAAATCGCGCTGGGCTACTATCGACGGTCTGATTCGGGATTGTGCTTGCGGCGGTAGGTACCGACCATCTTCCAGAGGGTGTCGTCGAGACGCTCACCGTTTGCTTCATCTTCGAGCTGTCGGTACAGGTTCTCGGAGACTTCGATTCGAGGCATCACCTGTGTATACCGACTGGGCGTACATAAAATCTCTCTGACACGGAATCGAGTAAATGCTTTCAGTCGGGCGGTTAGCGCGTCTTGCGTGCTGAAGAGGAATCCGACATCCGGGTCGTGACGAGGCCCCTCACAGTGTACTGGTCCTCGGCGATAGCGGTGGCGACTGGACGGCTGTCGGGTGGTTTTCGAGCGCTCCTGACGCCGGTCGAGACCGATGAATAGTAATATCTCAAATTATACAAGTAGGTAGTTAATTACATAAATAGGCGGCGAAAAATTTCATAAGCTTTCACTATATTTTACAGATTGATGTGCGAAATCGGGGGTCACGACCGCTCGGAATGCGGTCCGCGATTGTATCGGCCGTTACAAGCAAACTACAGACGCCGTGAGTGGAAGCCGCCAGTCACTTCTGGAGTCACAACGCACCGCCACGTCTCGTGGATGTCGGCTGTCGAGTGGCCGTTGAATTCGACTGAGGGCGTGGGTCGGGGCCAGGGTGTTTGATTCCATGGACCCGATAGCCGCTCTCGCCGAGTCGGCCGACCCGACCATGGTTCTCTCCGGACTCGCGGTGTTCCTGGCTGTCGTCTGGACGTTCACTAATCTCTACAACTACTATCCCGTCGTCCGGTCGATCGCCGCACACCTGCTGACCGGGACATCGACCGACGACGCCGCGTTTCTGGGCACCGACCGGGTCGAGATAATTCACGAGGACGCGTATCCGGAGATCGACGTGTTCATTCCGGCCTATCAGGAACACGAGGTGATTCATCAGGCGATACGGTCGATCCGTGATACCGACTATATACAGGAGAAAATCAACCTCACCGTCCTGCTCGAACCGGACGACGAGGAGACTATCGCCCGTGTCGAATCACTCCAGGAAGAGGTCGACCTGGACCTCCTGCTGGTCCCCGACGAGTACCCCGGCTCCCCGAACAAACCGCGGGCACTCAACTACGGGTACGAGCAGACCGACGCGGATATCGTCGGCGTCATCGACGCGGAGAACGTTGTCGCGCCCGACCTCTTCGAACGCGTCGCCTCCGCGTTCGTCGCCGAGGGTCGAGATTACGTACAGGGCACCGTCGACATGGCAAACGAGGACGACGGCTGGAAGAACCTGCTGTTCCGTGCCGAATACGGCTACTGGTACCGGTTCATCGTCCCGGCGTTCAAGCGCCTGGGATTCCCGATACCGCTCAGCGGGACGACGTGTTTCTTCGGCCGCGAGACCCTCAAGGGCGTCTCCGAGCAGCGCAGAGAGCGCAAGGGGAGCCCGTGGAGCCAGGAAGACGAAGCGTGGCTGTCCGAACACGGCCTCTCCGGGGTCACGCCGTGGGACCCGGAGAACGTCACCGAGGACTTCGAGGTCGGGCTCGCGCTGTGGCTCACCGACGAGAACTTCGGACTGGTCGACTCCACGACTCGGGAGGAGTCCCCACAGGAGCTGGGGAACTGGCTCAAACAGCGCACCCGGTGGCAGAAAGGAAAACTGTACACGTTCCTCGACTTCTTCAGGAACCCTGCCGGGTCCTCGAAGGAACGCGCCCATCTGCTGTGGCAGTCGTTCCTCCCGCACGTCGGGCCGTTGAACGTGCTCGGAATCTTTTTGCTCATCGGTATCGGGTCCCTAATCGGCTTCACCCCGCAGAACCCTATCGTCGCCGGTATGTTGCTGTTCACGTCCGTGTTCTTCTTCGCCGGGCTCTGTTCGTTCGGACTGGGGTACTGGTTCGTCTCGACGGAGACGGGTGTCAAGAAGCTACTCGGGCTAAGCATCGTCGTTCTCACCGTCCCGTTCTACTGGGTGTTCCAGTGGGCGGCAGATATCCGTGCGTCCAAGCAGATTCTCCTCGGTGACCTGGGCTGGGAGAAGACTGTCCACGAGAATCACGGGCGGTTCGAACTGCTACAGGACCCGACAGACGCAGCTTCGGACGCTGCCAACCCAGCGGCTGAGGCCGCTTCGAATACGGTCGCGGGCGGGGGGACCTCGACGCCAGCCGCGGCCGGAGGGACCTCGACGGCGACCACGGCCGGGGGAACCTCGACGCCAACCGCGACCGGGGGAACCTCGACGCCGACCGGGGCCGGGGGGAGTTCGACGTCGGCTATGGCCGAGGATACGTCGTTCGGCCACTCGGTCAAGCGCGCCGTACAGAACCACTGGCTGTTGTTCCCGGTGCTGTTGGTCGCGGTCGCTCTCCGGGCCCCAAACCTGAACCGGAGCCTCTGGATCGACGAGATATACTCCGTGTCACACCGGGGGTCGATGAGCGTGGGCAACCTCATCACGACGACGTCGGACCCGCACCCACCGCTGTACTATCTGACGCTGAAAGGGTGGATGACGGTCTTCGGCCAGTCAGAGGTCGCCGTCCGGGCGCTCTCGCTCCTGTTCGGTATCGCCTCTATCGGTGCCGTCTATCTGCTGGGCCAGCGGCTGTACGACCGCCACGCCGGACTGTTCGCGGCGCTACTGATGACCGTCTCGTCGTTCCAGATACAGTACGCACAGACCGCCCGGATGTACACCATGCTGGTGTTCTTCGGCACGCTGTCGACGTACTTCTTCGTCCGCGAGTTCGACGACCACAGCGTCGTGAACCGGCTGGGGTACGTGGCCATGACGGTCGGGATGCTC
This sequence is a window from Haloarcula salinisoli. Protein-coding genes within it:
- a CDS encoding type II toxin-antitoxin system HicB family antitoxin; translated protein: MASSTRDSEPDHEDEIRMWREGDGWVITDVETGVTTQGETREEALEMLDEAVALHKGEIGEPIETPEQEREALRELGIDPDEVEAAREDNDELPDFMR
- a CDS encoding glutathione S-transferase N-terminal domain-containing protein, giving the protein MLELYQSEGCPHSEKVREKLSELGVSYVNHNPRLPGADGGDVTNELTHSVLSTVGDDQIPFLVDTERGVTMHESDDIVAYLEQQYA
- a CDS encoding winged helix-turn-helix domain-containing protein, coding for MARRPAEWMTPLDERILELLAAEGWATPRSIARRVSLGASVGRVRERCRLLSQTGLVAPLSRALLHYEITGAGRRYLAGELDASEQPGPSVNR
- a CDS encoding helix-turn-helix domain-containing protein — translated: MRQSGSWMTIWDDRILEVVREEGNGSPTELANREEIHISKSSVSRRLTKLADNGLLRPLANGVYVLSEAGEAYLEGKYDAEQGRYIGDDDETKTEGDATERPGVDG
- a CDS encoding hydroxyacid dehydrogenase, with the protein product MTDRWEVLLPKEIDPSGPESIADFADCTGMDEYDSYDDALADIARYDAVIVRVAPLTAEVIERAEKLKVIAKHGAGLDNVDMDAAAQHDIVVCNTPGANAQSVAEHAIASLFGLRRNLHTADRHVRSGEWERAAFTGRELSNDTLGLYGFGNIAQKTAALATGMGMRVVAYDPRKPDEYFPESVQRAERFEGLFQRSDAVSIHVPLTDHTHHSISTAELSALGEHGVIVNTARGAVIDEAALVDALEAGTVGGAALDTFESEPPGEDHPLYGRDDVLLTPHVGGVTRQALARMSRQAAANVRTVYEGGIPDSTRNTAALSEADE
- a CDS encoding HpcH/HpaI aldolase family protein, with translation MRTENGLRRALEAGETVFGASAETFSPTVVETLGAVGLDYVWLDFEHGGPSPYDSTALEELTRAAEAADIELLVRLPKPEPALIRKVLDAGVRTILLPRIETAAELRAGVRAAHFAYDGAVGDRGVGVGRSGEWAGYVDSYVGGEDSEVLVGTMIENQRAVDNIEEILSVPQLGFAFVGPADLSMSLSGGDPLEKNTEAVSAAIDRTLEACLDAGVPVGRIRNGVPEARDAVDAGYRIVRIGGDTASIREVLGARLDELRD
- a CDS encoding glycosyltransferase, with the translated sequence MDPIAALAESADPTMVLSGLAVFLAVVWTFTNLYNYYPVVRSIAAHLLTGTSTDDAAFLGTDRVEIIHEDAYPEIDVFIPAYQEHEVIHQAIRSIRDTDYIQEKINLTVLLEPDDEETIARVESLQEEVDLDLLLVPDEYPGSPNKPRALNYGYEQTDADIVGVIDAENVVAPDLFERVASAFVAEGRDYVQGTVDMANEDDGWKNLLFRAEYGYWYRFIVPAFKRLGFPIPLSGTTCFFGRETLKGVSEQRRERKGSPWSQEDEAWLSEHGLSGVTPWDPENVTEDFEVGLALWLTDENFGLVDSTTREESPQELGNWLKQRTRWQKGKLYTFLDFFRNPAGSSKERAHLLWQSFLPHVGPLNVLGIFLLIGIGSLIGFTPQNPIVAGMLLFTSVFFFAGLCSFGLGYWFVSTETGVKKLLGLSIVVLTVPFYWVFQWAADIRASKQILLGDLGWEKTVHENHGRFELLQDPTDAASDAANPAAEAASNTVAGGGTSTPAAAGGTSTATTAGGTSTPTATGGTSTPTGAGGSSTSAMAEDTSFGHSVKRAVQNHWLLFPVLLVAVALRAPNLNRSLWIDEIYSVSHRGSMSVGNLITTTSDPHPPLYYLTLKGWMTVFGQSEVAVRALSLLFGIASIGAVYLLGQRLYDRHAGLFAALLMTVSSFQIQYAQTARMYTMLVFFGTLSTYFFVREFDDHSVVNRLGYVAMTVGMLLTHVYGSFVVLGQLLYLGVRFANDWDFAQVKQWTVTQGIAGCLFAPWFAFVAAPSYLLGEGQETRWLSEPGLAKLRQVLLAYSGVPTNYPKYAVGSVSFQVGVLAASIFFMVFLWRLYAERGRGLPVSGSALSVALLAGLVGAPYVVSNLVIPLFEVRYMIFGFVAVALLVGKTIADIDYRPGQTVVLFVVLGLFLAMVPSYHAASPSEDWDQTAELIEGDLEEDSLIVYNPAYTKDAAEFYLSDDALSTADSAAVQPGRGPPDGLTNTTHEQVWVVNIRGENLGVTDRALSDSHTVERNDTVGNTAIRLIEYRKTGATTADGGTANATTEGNDD